The genomic DNA GTGATTCTGGTTGCAGCTTAAACTTCCTCAGATTCGATCGCGTGCTGCTTCAGTTCACTCAGCGATACATATTCCAGAGCAGAGGCATGGGTTGAGGCAAGGACAACGGGAGGTGCAACGCCTGCATCCAGGGCTTCTTTCCAGCGAGACGCACAGAGACACCAGCGATCGCCCGGTTTCAGTCCCGGAAAGTTGAACATGGGCATGGGGGTCGATAAATCATTGCCCCGCGATTGGGTGTACTGCAAGAATTCCTCTGTCACCTGGGCACAAACCACGTGCGCTCCCATATCGCCTGCCCCCGTGCTGCATATTCCGTCCCGGTAGTAGCCCGTCATGGGAGAAGTACAGCAAAGTTGCAGCGGCGTTCCCAGAACATTTCTTGCGGTTGTATTTTTTGCGGCTGTCATGATGGAGGGTGGGGGAATGGTTTCAAGAACGGTTTCTCTGATGATTATAAAAAGGGGTCGAGAAGTCTGCCAGTTGCCCTGAAGCTTCTTGCTCATTCCCCACTCCCTACGCCCCATTCCCCACGCCGACAGAGAAACGATCGCCCACCCCTTACCATCCTTCTCCATTGGGAAAGAGGTCACTCTGGGATCTGATTTGTCAGCATCAAAAGGTAGCGTAATGAGGGTGAATCCCATGCCGTTGGATGGTGTGATTTTAGATGTTGACGGAACGCTAGTCTTGAGTAACGATGCCCATACTCAGGCTTGGGTCGAAGCATTTTCAGACTACGGTTACGAAGTATCGTTCGATG from Leptolyngbya ohadii IS1 includes the following:
- a CDS encoding DUF2237 family protein, which translates into the protein MGFTLITLPFDADKSDPRVTSFPMEKDGKGWAIVSLSAWGMGRREWGMSKKLQGNWQTSRPLFIIIRETVLETIPPPSIMTAAKNTTARNVLGTPLQLCCTSPMTGYYRDGICSTGAGDMGAHVVCAQVTEEFLQYTQSRGNDLSTPMPMFNFPGLKPGDRWCLCASRWKEALDAGVAPPVVLASTHASALEYVSLSELKQHAIESEEV